A section of the Oligoflexus sp. genome encodes:
- a CDS encoding response regulator, which produces MYIQTMGCETTSLQRQTGVWDSRYFSQLQKPFSSPRRMVLIDDDPSFLAIMQRLADMEGIPLDCYENIEDLGVIDLFKKYDVAILDYDLGDQNAVDISLYLNCFVKELPTLIISAKDRSQECKELPRCVKSVLRKSAGYRYILELAVRLSQNEENLM; this is translated from the coding sequence ATGTACATTCAAACCATGGGATGTGAAACAACATCTCTGCAGAGACAAACCGGGGTGTGGGATAGTCGCTACTTCAGCCAACTGCAGAAACCGTTTTCATCGCCGCGCCGCATGGTCTTGATTGATGATGATCCGAGTTTCTTGGCCATCATGCAGCGTTTGGCGGACATGGAAGGGATCCCGCTCGACTGCTATGAAAATATCGAAGACCTTGGTGTCATTGACCTCTTCAAGAAATATGATGTGGCGATCCTGGACTACGATCTGGGCGACCAGAACGCAGTGGATATCTCGCTCTACCTGAATTGTTTCGTGAAGGAACTGCCTACGCTGATCATCAGCGCCAAGGACCGCAGCCAGGAGTGTAAAGAGCTTCCCCGCTGCGTGAAATCCGTCTTGCGGAAGTCCGCAGGCTACCGCTACATCCTGGAGCTGGCGGTGAGGCTCAGTCAGAACGAAGAAAACTTGATGTGA